The Spirosoma radiotolerans genome has a window encoding:
- a CDS encoding c-type cytochrome, whose translation MRSRIIVPFLVLGSLGAFALSSFTTGTSPKPEAATTATDTLSRWKAPAWADTLKSPFPYEPLTIQQGEELYNLYCASCHGETGYGDGAAGRSLGATPANFHSNPVKSQSDGVLFWKLSTGRGNMPAFKEAFGDEQRWQLVAYLRKLANSN comes from the coding sequence ATGCGTAGTCGAATAATTGTTCCTTTTTTAGTGCTGGGCAGCCTGGGCGCGTTTGCGCTAAGTTCGTTTACCACGGGTACGTCCCCAAAGCCAGAAGCCGCCACAACGGCGACCGATACGCTGAGTCGGTGGAAAGCGCCAGCCTGGGCCGACACGTTAAAAAGCCCATTTCCGTATGAACCCCTGACCATTCAGCAGGGCGAAGAACTGTACAATTTATACTGTGCTTCCTGTCATGGTGAAACGGGTTATGGTGACGGGGCAGCGGGCAGATCGCTGGGCGCTACACCGGCCAATTTCCACAGCAATCCGGTAAAAAGCCAGAGCGACGGTGTTCTGTTCTGGAAACTCTCGACGGGTCGGGGCAACATGCCCGCTTTTAAAGAAGCTTTTGGCGACGAACAACGCTGGCAGTTGGTTGCCTATCTCCGAAAATTAGCCAATTCCAATTAG
- a CDS encoding PQQ-dependent sugar dehydrogenase → MKLSTLFLLKASLLNLALVSSGLVMAQTSPGQSTQPPVALRPDIQVEHYMKVVPEAVRLIRNPVTGAVYYTTFTGEVYQIVESPGQAPTSQKVFSAEDHGITRLQGAAFLKNTLFLAGNISVNNNKGTKGRMVRYDMQTTGKPEMTEVFNTVEYGTNKTTFDHGWNALEISPNQKYVYVNTGARTDHGEVQDNGGVYPNARDNALTARIFRFPVKAKNLLLTNDEAKLKADGYIYAEGIRNAYDMAFDADGKLFAVSNSGDYDHPEDMFWVRQGRHYGFPWIMGGIENPQQDPNWQPNPDNDPFMSKFAHAWLMRYFRNDPEFPKKPQGVSFTPSVQNLGPDANEYRDRATGKVMDGDSTGVTVGTFNAHSSPLGLLFDTHNELGSDLQGDGFVIRYAGGGKNGANNPNPLRKQGKDLLHLHMLYDKATDNYKVKTTRIVNGFTSPSDALQIGNTVYVIEYGGKAGGDIWKITLPANDKLARRKDKKQKV, encoded by the coding sequence ATGAAACTCTCAACGCTGTTTCTGCTAAAAGCCAGTCTGCTTAACCTGGCGCTCGTCAGTTCCGGACTGGTTATGGCTCAGACCTCCCCAGGGCAATCGACCCAGCCGCCGGTTGCCCTGCGCCCGGATATTCAAGTCGAACATTACATGAAGGTCGTCCCCGAAGCCGTACGGCTGATCCGGAATCCCGTCACTGGTGCTGTCTACTACACGACGTTTACCGGCGAGGTGTACCAGATTGTGGAGTCGCCGGGGCAGGCCCCTACTTCTCAGAAAGTTTTCTCCGCCGAAGACCATGGCATCACCCGATTGCAGGGCGCTGCTTTTTTAAAGAATACTTTGTTTCTAGCCGGCAACATTAGCGTGAACAACAACAAAGGCACCAAAGGCCGGATGGTTCGCTATGACATGCAGACGACGGGAAAGCCGGAGATGACGGAAGTGTTTAACACGGTGGAATACGGCACCAACAAAACAACCTTTGATCACGGTTGGAATGCACTGGAAATCAGCCCGAATCAGAAATATGTGTATGTGAACACGGGCGCCCGCACCGATCATGGGGAAGTCCAGGATAATGGGGGTGTCTACCCAAACGCGCGCGACAACGCGCTGACGGCCCGGATTTTTCGGTTCCCGGTGAAAGCCAAAAACCTGCTATTGACGAATGATGAAGCTAAGCTCAAAGCCGATGGCTACATCTACGCTGAGGGTATCCGGAACGCTTACGACATGGCATTTGACGCCGACGGTAAGCTGTTCGCAGTGTCTAACTCCGGCGATTATGACCACCCCGAAGATATGTTCTGGGTACGGCAGGGGCGTCATTACGGCTTTCCCTGGATCATGGGCGGCATTGAGAATCCACAGCAGGACCCCAACTGGCAGCCAAATCCCGATAATGATCCGTTTATGAGCAAGTTTGCCCATGCCTGGCTGATGCGCTATTTCCGGAATGACCCCGAATTTCCCAAGAAACCACAGGGAGTCTCGTTTACACCCTCCGTACAAAACCTGGGTCCCGACGCTAATGAATACCGCGACCGGGCAACCGGCAAGGTGATGGATGGCGACTCAACGGGCGTTACCGTTGGAACCTTCAACGCGCACAGCTCCCCGCTAGGCTTGCTTTTCGACACCCACAACGAGCTGGGGAGCGATCTCCAGGGCGATGGTTTTGTGATACGGTACGCAGGGGGCGGTAAAAACGGCGCCAACAATCCAAACCCACTGCGCAAGCAAGGTAAAGACCTGTTGCATCTGCACATGCTCTACGACAAAGCCACTGATAACTATAAAGTCAAGACGACCCGGATTGTCAACGGCTTTACCAGCCCCAGCGATGCGCTACAAATAGGCAATACGGTTTATGTAATCGAATATGGCGGCAAAGCTGGCGGAGACATATGGAAAATTACGCTACCCGCCAACGACAAACTTGCCCGGCGGAAAGATAAAAAGCAGAAGGTTTAA
- a CDS encoding amidohydrolase/deacetylase family metallohydrolase, with protein sequence MKRLIFFVFTLLSELALAQDYAVVIKGGHVIDPKNGIDAIMDVAIADGKIAKVAKTIDAQGARQVVNAKGLYVTPGLIDLHAHVFFGTNLDQTYSNGPNALPPDVFTFRNGVTTVVDAGCSGWRDFETFKKQTIDISQTRVLALLNIVGSGMRGGKFEQNIEDMDSEKTAEMAKRYPDQVVGVKLAHFNGYDWTPTDRAVAAGKLADVPVMIDFGGSKPTLSIEELYLKHLRPGDIYTHCFGQLGSREPIVDVATKQVKPFVWEAQKKGIIFDVGYGGISFAFSQAIPALKSHFYPNTISTDIHTGSMNNAMKDMLNVMSKFMAMGMDLPSVIKASTWSSAQAIKRPQLGHLTEGAVADVAILNLENGRFLARDVTPFGFFDYTGYKVEGKQKLSCEMTIRNGKIVYDLNGIANPVVVTQRPRS encoded by the coding sequence ATGAAGCGACTTATTTTCTTTGTTTTTACCTTACTCAGCGAACTGGCACTGGCTCAGGACTACGCTGTCGTGATTAAAGGCGGTCACGTTATTGACCCCAAAAACGGCATCGACGCTATCATGGATGTCGCCATTGCCGATGGTAAGATTGCGAAAGTCGCTAAAACCATTGATGCCCAGGGCGCCCGGCAGGTGGTCAACGCCAAAGGACTTTACGTAACACCCGGATTGATCGACCTGCACGCCCACGTGTTTTTCGGCACCAACCTGGATCAGACCTACAGCAATGGACCCAACGCCCTGCCTCCCGATGTGTTCACATTTCGCAACGGGGTGACGACCGTCGTGGATGCGGGCTGCTCGGGCTGGCGCGATTTTGAAACGTTTAAAAAGCAAACCATCGACATTTCTCAGACACGGGTGCTAGCCTTGTTAAATATTGTCGGTAGTGGCATGCGGGGCGGCAAGTTTGAACAGAACATCGAGGATATGGATTCTGAGAAAACGGCTGAGATGGCCAAACGCTACCCCGACCAGGTAGTGGGCGTTAAGCTGGCCCACTTCAACGGGTACGACTGGACACCAACCGACCGGGCGGTAGCAGCGGGTAAGCTGGCCGATGTGCCCGTTATGATTGACTTTGGGGGCAGCAAACCGACCTTGTCCATCGAAGAACTGTATCTGAAACACCTGCGTCCGGGTGATATTTACACCCACTGCTTCGGACAACTGGGAAGCCGGGAGCCGATTGTCGATGTGGCAACCAAACAAGTTAAGCCGTTTGTGTGGGAAGCCCAGAAAAAAGGAATCATCTTCGACGTAGGCTACGGCGGCATCAGCTTTGCCTTCTCGCAGGCCATTCCGGCCTTAAAAAGCCACTTTTACCCCAACACGATCAGCACGGATATTCACACGGGCAGCATGAACAACGCCATGAAAGATATGCTGAACGTCATGTCGAAATTTATGGCAATGGGGATGGATTTGCCGAGTGTAATCAAAGCCAGTACCTGGTCTTCAGCGCAAGCCATCAAACGTCCTCAACTAGGCCATTTGACCGAAGGGGCGGTGGCTGATGTCGCTATCCTGAATCTGGAAAATGGTCGTTTTTTGGCTCGTGACGTTACACCTTTTGGCTTTTTCGATTATACCGGCTATAAAGTGGAAGGCAAACAAAAGCTTAGTTGCGAGATGACCATCCGGAATGGAAAAATTGTCTATGACCTCAACGGTATTGCCAACCCAGTTGTCGTCACCCAGCGTCCACGCTCCTAG
- a CDS encoding PLP-dependent transferase, which yields MKRREILKELSLLPLAGGLLSGTDALAEGNTPTNWLTKPSPMMTAVAGPLKAGPQIYQSIGVEPIINCRGTFTIIGASMELPEVKEAMEYASRYNVQIDELAFGIGKRLAEITGAEWGMVSSGCAAGMNEVTAGILAGGNPEKLIRIPNLDGFEKTEVIIPRSSRNVYDHAIRNCGVTIITVNSLEELEAAIGPRTAMIYMMPGQEPWTVQNVAKLAKPRKVPILVDAAAERLTIPNIHLQAGASVVAYSGGKVIRGPQSAGLMLGNKDILMSAWQASAPHHGPCRNNKIGREEQIGMLAAVEAWAVRDHQAEMNTWVSWLETISKKVSGIPSVQLDLRKPAEGALDNATPMLTISWDATKLNITGQEVADELATTKPRVAVGVGSRRGQAPAASSTTTSISIAAYMMGAGNEIIVAQRVHEILSRKRSGPAVVAEMKAPAADISGRWEVTIEFYTSTSQHTFILEKQDGNYVTGTHRGEFADRELMGNIDGDTVRFQSRYSVPGDNLVMTFYGKLAGDTITGEIDMVEYVTAKFTAKKIAYSTTRQRINVPSGRPFST from the coding sequence ATGAAACGAAGAGAGATTCTAAAAGAATTAAGCTTACTACCCCTGGCGGGTGGTTTGCTTAGCGGTACGGATGCTTTGGCGGAGGGAAATACTCCAACAAACTGGCTTACAAAACCATCCCCGATGATGACAGCCGTAGCTGGTCCGTTGAAGGCGGGGCCACAGATCTACCAATCCATTGGGGTAGAACCTATTATTAACTGCCGGGGTACGTTTACCATCATTGGGGCTTCTATGGAACTGCCCGAAGTAAAGGAGGCCATGGAATACGCCAGTCGGTACAATGTGCAGATTGATGAACTGGCATTTGGTATTGGAAAACGGCTGGCCGAAATCACCGGTGCCGAATGGGGCATGGTTTCATCGGGCTGCGCTGCGGGCATGAATGAGGTAACCGCGGGCATTCTGGCGGGCGGGAACCCCGAAAAGCTCATCCGAATCCCCAACCTGGATGGGTTTGAAAAAACCGAAGTGATCATTCCCCGCTCGTCCCGCAATGTGTATGATCATGCCATCCGTAATTGTGGAGTGACCATCATTACCGTGAACAGCCTTGAGGAACTGGAAGCGGCAATCGGGCCCCGAACTGCCATGATCTATATGATGCCGGGACAGGAGCCCTGGACGGTGCAGAACGTGGCGAAACTGGCCAAACCCCGAAAAGTGCCCATTCTGGTCGATGCGGCCGCCGAGCGGCTGACCATTCCTAATATTCACCTCCAGGCAGGAGCTAGTGTAGTAGCCTATAGCGGAGGAAAAGTGATTCGAGGGCCACAAAGCGCCGGCCTGATGCTGGGCAACAAAGACATTCTGATGTCAGCCTGGCAGGCCAGCGCTCCGCATCATGGTCCCTGCCGCAACAACAAGATTGGACGGGAGGAACAGATTGGGATGCTGGCGGCCGTGGAAGCCTGGGCTGTTCGGGATCACCAGGCTGAAATGAACACCTGGGTATCCTGGCTGGAAACGATTTCGAAAAAAGTATCTGGTATCCCCAGTGTGCAGCTTGACCTGCGTAAACCGGCGGAAGGTGCTCTCGATAACGCTACACCCATGCTCACCATCAGTTGGGATGCAACCAAGCTCAATATCACCGGTCAGGAAGTGGCAGACGAACTGGCAACGACCAAACCCCGGGTGGCCGTAGGTGTGGGTTCCCGCCGGGGGCAGGCTCCAGCGGCCTCTTCCACGACTACCTCGATTTCCATTGCTGCTTATATGATGGGGGCAGGCAACGAGATCATTGTCGCCCAGCGCGTTCACGAGATTCTGAGCCGGAAGCGGAGTGGCCCGGCTGTAGTCGCTGAAATGAAAGCCCCCGCAGCCGATATTAGTGGCCGTTGGGAAGTCACCATTGAGTTTTACACCAGCACCAGTCAACACACGTTTATTCTTGAAAAACAAGACGGTAACTACGTAACCGGAACGCACAGAGGTGAGTTTGCCGACCGGGAATTAATGGGCAATATTGACGGGGATACGGTTCGCTTTCAAAGCCGCTACAGTGTACCGGGGGATAATCTGGTGATGACCTTTTACGGAAAACTAGCGGGCGACACAATCACCGGTGAGATTGATATGGTCGAGTATGTTACCGCGAAATTTACCGCGAAGAAGATAGCGTACTCAACGACTCGGCAGCGTATTAACGTACCCTCGGGTAGACCATTTTCGACCTAA
- a CDS encoding RidA family protein, translating to MQTQRRSLLKRLFASAAGVAGLGLTMTKAASQQEPAPVAEKEAYNVVNHQDVPLFSGSTKLGNLVFVAGKGYHKEGDIKIHTDEVLKELEKELIKAGSSMEKVLKVTVFLHDLNDYKAMNEVYKGRFGSKPPVRTTVAVYGGVPGDSLVEMDCIAYI from the coding sequence ATGCAAACGCAGCGCCGTTCACTCCTCAAACGATTATTTGCTTCCGCTGCCGGCGTAGCCGGTTTGGGCCTTACCATGACAAAAGCTGCCAGTCAGCAGGAGCCAGCCCCTGTGGCCGAAAAAGAAGCCTACAACGTAGTCAACCACCAGGACGTACCTCTTTTTTCGGGATCCACTAAACTTGGCAATCTAGTGTTTGTCGCTGGTAAAGGGTACCATAAAGAAGGCGATATTAAAATTCACACGGACGAGGTGCTCAAGGAGCTGGAAAAAGAACTCATCAAGGCCGGTTCATCTATGGAAAAAGTGCTGAAAGTAACGGTATTTCTGCACGACCTGAACGACTACAAAGCCATGAACGAGGTCTATAAAGGACGATTCGGCAGCAAGCCGCCCGTACGGACTACGGTAGCCGTGTATGGGGGCGTTCCCGGCGATTCACTGGTCGAAATGGATTGCATTGCCTACATCTAA
- a CDS encoding TonB-dependent receptor domain-containing protein, with translation MWLRTTAFLLLLTTTSLFAQLPGVTSSPSVPVQSSPPITTPIGETLSKGNAKISGYVVDSTLTKAVEYANIAVYNIATNKLIDGTVADDKGKFMLTKLAPGTYKLLISFLGYNAKPIDNLVLVNGQTKDVGVIRLSASTRTLNEVTVAGTKALVEDKVDRLVYNADVDLAAKGGDATDILKKVPMLSVDLSGNVSLQGNANVRVLINNKPSSILAGNLADALRQIPADLIKTVEVITSPSAKYDAEGSGGIINIITKKNTLQGLHLDVDGGAGNRTSTLGLNGSFRKGKLGVSLNGNGRGVYNPSGSDLNQTTFLGESIAPIRTRQHADGFDKGLFGQYALGLDYDIAKNQSLTGGVRFGIRNLSRDQHFFTSLLNGDIVRAPNRRDVNSQDLSNSVDMNIDYLHTFPGTGDGPQKELSLSTQYSQNHLTNNFDANNLDTLGILTTRQRNLNFNTSQEFILQVDYQTPISQTQQLEFGAKETYRRVNSQYQYLLAGPTSDYSVDSQRPDGSLLYDQNIGAAYLSYTLTTHNKITLKVGTRYEYTSIEAQTGGSQTGGQVPISIPNYGKLVPSINLSKKLNETTTIKLAYNRRIQRPNVQDLNPNFNAANPYNVSIGNPYLKPEITDRVEFGYSTYVKKTYLNLTFYTRLNKDDIQSISQRSDTLIGAVVSRRSNIGKEYNYGTNLFATITITPRWSVNTNIDIMYRYISGLALDVSGLSIPLSNTGLRWGGRFDTQLQFDKGWAIQANLGYRGKDIALQGYRIGFAQYSLGARKSFTNKRGSLGLAAENFLTNGMGFTSVLNSAQFNQDFRQYIYNSSIRLTFSYKIGNLNGAKVKKGKSAGGDEEN, from the coding sequence ATGTGGCTTAGAACTACTGCTTTTTTACTTTTATTGACGACAACCAGTCTATTTGCTCAACTGCCGGGCGTTACATCCAGTCCGTCGGTTCCGGTTCAATCGAGTCCGCCAATTACTACGCCAATTGGAGAAACTTTATCAAAAGGCAACGCCAAAATTTCGGGCTATGTGGTCGATTCTACTTTGACCAAAGCGGTTGAATACGCCAACATCGCTGTCTATAACATCGCTACCAACAAGCTTATTGATGGTACGGTAGCCGATGATAAGGGTAAATTTATGCTCACCAAATTAGCACCCGGTACCTACAAACTACTGATCTCTTTTCTGGGCTACAATGCCAAACCGATTGATAACCTTGTGCTTGTTAATGGTCAGACCAAAGATGTGGGCGTTATTCGACTCAGTGCCAGCACGCGCACACTGAATGAAGTAACCGTAGCCGGAACGAAAGCCCTGGTGGAAGATAAGGTTGACCGGCTGGTGTATAACGCCGATGTCGATTTGGCTGCTAAGGGTGGTGATGCCACAGACATTCTTAAAAAAGTGCCGATGCTGTCGGTGGATTTGTCGGGTAATGTTTCTCTGCAAGGCAATGCCAATGTGCGGGTGTTGATCAATAATAAACCCTCGTCTATTCTAGCCGGAAATCTAGCCGATGCGCTACGGCAGATTCCGGCCGATTTAATCAAAACGGTGGAGGTTATCACGAGCCCGTCGGCTAAGTATGATGCTGAAGGCTCGGGTGGTATTATCAACATCATCACAAAGAAAAATACCTTGCAGGGATTGCACCTCGATGTAGATGGTGGCGCTGGTAATCGAACGAGTACGCTGGGCCTGAATGGTAGTTTCCGAAAGGGTAAATTGGGCGTAAGTCTGAACGGCAATGGTCGGGGCGTGTATAACCCTTCAGGGTCAGATTTAAACCAGACCACTTTTCTGGGTGAATCCATTGCCCCCATTCGGACTCGTCAACACGCTGATGGGTTTGATAAGGGCTTATTCGGGCAGTATGCCCTGGGTCTGGACTATGACATCGCGAAAAATCAATCTCTTACGGGTGGCGTTCGATTTGGGATACGTAACTTAAGTCGGGACCAGCATTTCTTCACCAGTTTACTCAATGGGGATATCGTGAGGGCTCCCAACAGACGGGATGTAAATAGTCAGGATTTGTCCAATTCGGTCGATATGAACATCGATTACCTGCACACCTTTCCGGGCACGGGCGATGGACCGCAGAAAGAACTAAGCCTTTCCACCCAATACAGCCAGAACCATCTGACCAATAACTTTGACGCGAATAACCTGGATACACTGGGCATTCTGACCACCCGGCAACGAAATCTGAATTTCAATACCAGCCAGGAGTTTATTCTGCAAGTGGATTATCAAACGCCTATTAGTCAGACTCAACAACTGGAGTTTGGGGCAAAAGAAACCTACCGGAGGGTGAACAGCCAGTATCAGTATCTACTGGCGGGACCAACGTCTGATTACTCCGTAGACAGCCAGCGTCCGGATGGCTCCCTGTTGTATGATCAGAACATTGGGGCTGCTTATCTGTCTTATACACTCACGACGCACAATAAGATCACACTTAAGGTCGGAACGCGTTATGAGTACACCAGCATTGAGGCCCAGACTGGAGGGTCCCAGACTGGCGGGCAAGTGCCCATTTCCATCCCGAATTACGGCAAACTGGTTCCCAGCATTAACCTGTCGAAAAAGCTTAACGAGACAACTACGATCAAACTAGCTTACAACCGTCGGATTCAGCGCCCGAACGTTCAGGATTTAAATCCCAACTTCAACGCAGCTAATCCGTACAACGTTTCCATTGGCAACCCGTATTTAAAACCGGAAATAACCGACCGGGTTGAGTTTGGGTATAGCACCTATGTCAAAAAAACGTATCTGAACCTGACGTTTTACACCCGACTGAACAAGGATGATATACAGTCGATTAGCCAGCGATCTGACACGCTGATTGGCGCGGTTGTTAGCCGCCGGTCAAATATCGGTAAGGAATATAATTACGGCACCAACCTGTTTGCAACCATTACTATTACGCCCAGATGGAGCGTCAATACAAACATCGACATCATGTACCGGTACATTAGTGGACTGGCTCTGGATGTATCGGGGCTATCGATTCCACTAAGCAACACGGGTTTACGCTGGGGAGGGCGGTTCGATACACAGCTTCAATTCGACAAGGGCTGGGCTATTCAGGCCAATCTGGGCTATCGGGGTAAAGACATCGCGCTGCAAGGATATCGGATCGGATTTGCCCAGTATTCATTGGGTGCTCGTAAATCATTTACGAACAAACGAGGTAGCCTGGGTTTAGCTGCTGAGAACTTTCTGACCAACGGCATGGGCTTCACCTCGGTGCTGAATTCGGCTCAGTTCAACCAGGATTTCCGTCAGTATATCTATAACTCCAGTATTCGCCTGACCTTCAGCTACAAAATCGGCAATTTGAATGGGGCTAAAGTGAAGAAAGGCAAGTCGGCGGGTGGTGATGAAGAAAACTAG
- a CDS encoding carbohydrate-binding family 9-like protein has product MPITVQESSGTALATRAKLLYSDTGVYFLFFCEDQKLTATLTEDFASLFKEDVVEVFLWPDQSVPIYLEYEISPLNYELAILVPNLNGKFQGWRPWHYQGAQRTRHETSVQGGEKKSLSAIKSWMAEFFIPYRLLQPLVQTPPKPGSQWRANLYRIDYDQGYTTWTWQKTTPRTAGNFHEFKKYGTLIFE; this is encoded by the coding sequence GTGCCTATAACCGTACAGGAATCGTCGGGTACCGCCTTGGCCACGCGGGCTAAACTTTTGTACTCTGATACAGGGGTCTATTTTTTATTTTTCTGTGAAGATCAGAAACTCACTGCTACGCTCACCGAAGATTTCGCATCCTTGTTTAAAGAAGACGTTGTGGAAGTGTTTCTCTGGCCTGATCAATCAGTCCCTATTTATCTCGAATATGAGATTTCGCCCCTGAACTATGAACTGGCGATTCTGGTACCTAACTTGAACGGAAAATTTCAGGGCTGGCGACCCTGGCATTATCAGGGCGCCCAGCGGACAAGGCACGAAACCAGTGTGCAGGGGGGCGAGAAAAAAAGCCTGTCGGCCATTAAAAGCTGGATGGCCGAGTTTTTCATTCCCTACCGCCTGCTCCAACCGCTTGTTCAGACGCCACCCAAACCGGGTAGCCAATGGCGGGCGAATTTGTACCGAATTGATTATGATCAAGGATACACAACCTGGACCTGGCAAAAGACAACGCCCCGGACAGCTGGTAATTTTCACGAATTTAAAAAGTATGGCACCTTGATTTTCGAGTAA
- a CDS encoding SMP-30/gluconolactonase/LRE family protein — translation MNRRPMASSIRVWIVAAALLTVTVANRSVEDELFKARVFTSVNSFTSGVEGPAVDKAGMLYAVNFERQGTIGQITPDGQASLFVTLPEGSIGNGIRFNQQGDMFIADYPKHNILRVANGAKQVTIFASEPRMNQPNDIAIDNKDRLYASDPNWKANTGNLWRIDPDGKVTLLEENMGTSNGVEVSPDSKILYVNESVQRKVWAYELSPAGTIRNKRLLIEFGDFGMDGMRCDIAGNLYIARHGKGTVVKVSPAGKILQEIVLTGKKPSNITFGGKDNRTAYVTLQDQGNLETFRIDTPGRR, via the coding sequence ATGAACCGAAGACCAATGGCCTCGTCTATCCGGGTGTGGATAGTTGCAGCCGCCTTATTGACCGTTACCGTAGCAAATCGATCCGTTGAGGATGAGCTTTTCAAAGCCCGCGTATTTACATCCGTGAACAGTTTCACCTCGGGGGTAGAAGGCCCCGCCGTTGATAAGGCGGGGATGCTTTATGCGGTTAATTTCGAGCGTCAGGGCACCATCGGCCAAATTACACCCGACGGACAGGCCAGTTTATTCGTCACCCTGCCGGAAGGCAGTATCGGTAACGGAATTCGGTTTAACCAACAAGGTGACATGTTTATCGCCGATTACCCCAAACACAACATTTTGCGGGTAGCCAACGGGGCAAAGCAAGTGACTATTTTCGCCAGCGAGCCCCGTATGAACCAGCCAAATGATATTGCCATCGATAACAAAGACCGCCTGTATGCCAGCGACCCAAACTGGAAAGCGAATACCGGTAATCTCTGGCGAATCGATCCGGATGGGAAGGTAACGTTACTGGAAGAGAATATGGGCACAAGCAACGGGGTTGAGGTGAGTCCCGACAGCAAAATCCTGTACGTGAACGAGTCGGTGCAGCGCAAAGTTTGGGCGTATGAGTTGTCTCCCGCTGGAACCATTCGGAATAAACGGCTGCTGATTGAATTCGGGGATTTTGGTATGGACGGCATGCGTTGCGACATAGCGGGCAATCTGTACATTGCCCGTCATGGCAAAGGTACGGTCGTAAAGGTTTCACCTGCTGGCAAAATTTTGCAGGAAATCGTGCTGACGGGTAAAAAACCGTCCAACATTACGTTCGGTGGCAAAGACAACCGTACGGCCTACGTAACCCTTCAGGACCAGGGCAATCTCGAAACGTTTCGCATTGATACGCCCGGCCGTCGCTAA
- a CDS encoding bile acid:sodium symporter family protein, translating into MVTIKAKLYWGLVALTLLVALGMTATGHLDRAGPLLILFFLSIALAFRTSDALKGFAYTVMIFAAVTTALYYPAYFVDLNGFKFSRLITPLIQLIMFGMGTSMSAEDFVGVIKMPKGVLIGVGSHFIIMPTIGFTIASLSGFPPEIAAGIILIGCSPNGMASNVISYLAKANLALSITITAISTMLAPFLTPLLMKLFAGALVDINVLDMMWDIFKMVIFPIGAGLLFNRFLSGKAKWLDEAMPLVSMIGIGFIITIITAAGQNKLLTIGPSLIGLVLLHNLFGYFLGYWSGRLFRMNERDCRTIAIEVGMQNGGLASGLANQMGKVATVGLAPAVFGPLMNITGSILASWWHRHPPKENMPESERILVDNVERELPYHDK; encoded by the coding sequence ATGGTGACAATAAAAGCTAAACTCTATTGGGGCCTTGTGGCACTCACACTGCTGGTGGCGCTGGGTATGACAGCCACTGGTCATCTGGATCGGGCGGGGCCGCTACTTATCTTATTCTTTCTGAGTATTGCGCTGGCTTTCCGGACCAGCGACGCCCTGAAAGGGTTTGCCTACACGGTCATGATTTTTGCGGCTGTCACGACGGCGCTATATTACCCAGCCTATTTCGTTGACCTAAACGGATTCAAATTCAGCAGGCTGATTACCCCACTGATTCAATTAATCATGTTCGGAATGGGTACGTCGATGAGCGCGGAGGATTTTGTTGGGGTGATCAAAATGCCGAAAGGGGTGCTTATTGGCGTAGGTAGCCACTTCATCATCATGCCCACCATTGGCTTTACCATTGCGAGCCTGAGCGGTTTCCCACCCGAGATTGCGGCTGGTATTATTCTCATTGGTTGCTCCCCCAACGGGATGGCCTCCAATGTGATTTCGTATTTAGCCAAAGCCAACCTGGCCCTTTCTATTACCATAACGGCCATTTCGACCATGCTGGCCCCATTTCTGACACCTCTGCTGATGAAGCTTTTCGCCGGGGCACTCGTGGACATTAACGTACTGGATATGATGTGGGATATTTTCAAAATGGTGATCTTTCCGATTGGAGCCGGATTACTATTTAACCGGTTCCTGAGCGGGAAAGCCAAATGGCTTGATGAGGCCATGCCCCTGGTGTCGATGATCGGAATTGGCTTTATCATTACGATCATTACAGCCGCCGGACAGAACAAGTTACTAACTATCGGTCCTTCGTTGATTGGGCTGGTGCTGCTGCATAATCTGTTCGGCTATTTTCTGGGCTACTGGTCAGGCCGTTTGTTTCGCATGAACGAACGCGACTGCCGCACCATTGCCATTGAGGTGGGCATGCAAAATGGTGGGCTTGCCTCGGGACTGGCCAACCAGATGGGTAAAGTCGCGACAGTTGGTCTGGCACCGGCCGTCTTTGGGCCATTGATGAACATCACAGGTTCGATCCTGGCATCCTGGTGGCACCGGCATCCTCCCAAAGAGAACATGCCTGAATCAGAGCGAATTCTGGTTGATAATGTAGAGCGTGAATTACCATACCATGACAAATAA